A portion of the Thunnus albacares chromosome 5, fThuAlb1.1, whole genome shotgun sequence genome contains these proteins:
- the march9 gene encoding E3 ubiquitin-protein ligase MARCHF9 — MFKYRIRMFFNELKVLVFMRSDSRQSGSDTDRRSTTMRGLGMGGCGWPPFVDCHSRDDEEEYYGSDPRPRSLAFEDKEPKLQVGLDAVSLASTASSLRTPQCRICFQGPEQGELLSPCRCDGSVRCTHQPCLIRWISERGSWSCELCYFKYQVLAISTKNPLQWQAISLTVIEKVQIAAIILGSLFLIASISWLIWSSLSPSAKWQRQDLLFQICYGMYGFMDIVCIGLIIHEGSSVYRIFKRWQAVNQQWKVLNYEKSKDLGDPVSSSSKAGARGSRGNPHGLASSSAGRQSRRLRTILNHHCGYTILHILSQLRPNDPRISAAANREVVMRVTTV, encoded by the exons ATGTTCAAGTATCGGATCCgcatgttttttaatgaactgaaagtCCTGGTGTTTATGCGATCCGATTCGAGACAGTCCGGCTCAGACACAGATAGACGGTCCACCACCATGCGAGGTCTGGGGATGGGCGGCTGCGGTTGGCCGCCTTTCGTCGACTGCCATTCCCGGGATGACGAGGAGGAGTACTACGGCAGCGACCCGCGGCCCCGGAGCTTGGCGTTTGAGGACAAGGAACCAAAGCTGCAAGTGGGCCTGGACGCCGTTTCTCTGGCCAGCACCGCCAGCAGCCTGCGGACCCCCCAGTGCCGGATCTGTTTCCAAGGCCCCGAGCAG GGGGAGCTGTTGAGCCCCTGCCGCTGTGACGGCTCCGTGCGCTGCACCCATCAGCCCTGCCTCATCCGCTGGATCAGCGAGAGGGGCTCCTGGAGCTGTGAGCTCTGCTACTTCAAGTACCAGGTCCTGGCCATCAGCACCAAAAACCCTCTGCAG tGGCAGGCCATCTCTCTGACGGTGATAGAGAAGGTGCAGATAGCGGCCATTATTCTGGGTTCCCTGTTCCTCATCGCCAGCATCTCCTGGCTCATCTGGTCCTCCCTCAGCCCGTCGGCCAAGTGGCAACGTCAGGACCTGCTCTTCCAAATCTGCTACGGCATGTACGGCTTCATGGATATCGTCTGCATAG GCCTCATCATCCACGAGGGATCATCGGTGTATCGAATCTTCAAACGATGGCAGGCTGTCAATCAGCAGTGGAAAGTACTGAACTACGAGAAATCAAAGGACTTGGGCGACCCGGTGAGTTCGAGCAGCAAGGCGGGAGCTCGCGGCTCTCGCGGGAACCCCCACGGCCTAGCCAGCAGCAGCGCCGGGCGACAGAGCAGGAGGCTAAGAACTATTCTGAACCACCACTGTGGATACACCATCTTGCACATCCTGAGTCAACTGCGGCCCAACGACCCGCGGATCAGCGCCGCCGCCAACCGGGAGGTGGTGATGAGGGTCACCACCGTATGA